From a single Salvelinus namaycush isolate Seneca chromosome 14, SaNama_1.0, whole genome shotgun sequence genomic region:
- the LOC120059618 gene encoding synaptotagmin-6-like, producing MSPDGEEYDMFCQKAVTLIVDLCLQNKQLLDQDTCQDFLFLLSNQNSDHKEPDVTFGLLLGVFVVCGLLLLTLCAFASWKLCWVPYLRNKEAAALSSNSAHKFLPSPNQQKSPVTMATDKVKDPMGSMGFLEAAVKISHTSPDIPAEVQLSMREHFLRRTQRMQRQATEPASSTRHSSFKRHLPRQMQSISLDLGNDYADEDEQPTSIGRIKPELYRQKTLDTDESAKNSNAKNCGKINFSLKYDYDNEALLVNILKAFDLPAKDLCGSSDPYVKIYLLPDRKKFQTRVHRKTLNPTFDESFQFPVPYDELALRKLHMSVFDFDRFSRHDMIGEVVVDNLVETSDLSRETDIWRDIQYATTESVDLGEIMFSLCYLPTAGRLTLTVIKCRNLKAMDITGYSDPYVKVSLVCDGRRLKKKKTTIKKNTLNPTYNEAIIFDIPPDSMDHVSLHISVMDYDLVGHNEIIGVNRVGCSAEGLGKGHWNEMLAYPRKPIAHWHPLLEAKKSEKEWKTRTASLDSQGSCPSPRPPSSP from the exons ACGTCACTTTTGGCCTCCTCCTcggtgtgtttgtggtgtgtggcTTGCTCCTGCTGACTCTTTGTGCCTTTGCCTCCTGGAAGCTGTGCTGGGTGCCTTATCTGCGGAATAAAGAGGCAGCGGCCCTCTCTTCCAACTCTGCA CACAAGTTCCTCCCCAGCCCCAACCAGCAAAAGTCACCGGTCACCATGGCTACGGATAAGGTGAAAGACCCGATGGGTTCCATGGGATTCCTAGAGGCTGCTGTGAAGATAAGCCACACATCGCCTGACATCCCCGCCGAGGTGCAGCTCTCAATGAGGGAGCACTTTTTGAGGCGCACGCAACGCATGCAGCGGCAAGCCACTGAGCCCGCTTCCTCCACCAG ACACAGCTCATTCAAAAGGCACCTGCCCAGGCAGATGCAGTCCATCAGCCTGGACCTGGGCAACGACTATGCGGATGAGGACGAGCAGCCCACCAGCATCGGACGCATCAAACCAGAACTCTACAGACAGAAGACCTTGGATACAGACGAGTCCGCCAAGAACAGCAACGCCAAGAACTGTGGGAAGATCAACTTCTCCCTGAAGTACGACTATGACAATGAGGCCCTCCTGGTCAACATCCTCAAGGCCTTCGACCTGCCCGCCAAGGACCTGTGCGGCAGTTCCGACCCCTACGTTAAAATCTATCTTCTCCCAGATCGCAAGAAGTTCCAGACGCGCGTCCACCGGAAGACGCTCAACCCCACGTTTGACGAGTCCTTCCAGTTCCCCGTGCCTTATGATGAGCTGGCTCTTAGGAAGCTCCACATGAGTGTGTTTGACTTTGACAGGTTCTCCAGACATGATATGAtcggggaggtggtggtggataACCTTGTTGAGACGTCAGACCTCTCCAGGGAGACAGACATTTGGAGGGACATTCAGTACGCCACAACT GAGAGTGTAGACTTGGGAGAGATCATGTTCTCACTATGCTACCTGCCAACTGCAGGACGACTCACTCTCACCGTCATCAAGTGCAGGAACCTCAAGGCCATGGATATCACTGGATACTCAG ATCCCTACGTCAAAGTGTCTCTCGTCTGTGACGGGAGGCGTTTGAAAAAGAAGAAGACGACCATCAAGAAGAACACTCTGAACCCCACGTACAACGAGGCCATCATCTTCGACATCCCCCCAGACAGCATGGACCACGTCAGCCTGCACATCTCAGTCATGGACTATGACTT GGTAGGTCACAATGAGATCATTGGTGTGAACCGTGTGGGGTGCAGTGCTGAGGGGCTTGGCAAGGGCCACTGGAATGAGATGCTGGCGTACCCACGCAAACCCATTGCACACTGGCACCCCCTACTGGAGGCCAAGAAATCAGAGAAAGAG TGGAAAACGCGGACGGCCAGTTTAGACAGCCAGGGCTCTTGCCCCTCCCCCAGGCCTCCTTCTAGCCCCTGA